From the genome of Paracoccus seriniphilus, one region includes:
- the mutS gene encoding DNA mismatch repair protein MutS has translation MSDQPTPMMAQYLAIREANPGALLFYRMGDFYEMFFDDAVQAAAALDIALTKRGTHGGQPIPMCGVPVHAAEGYLLTLIRKGFRVAIAEQMEDPAEARKRGSKSVVARDVVRLVTPGTLTEETLLEARRHNFLAAFAQIREEGALAWVDISTGAFQVMPCPLSRLAPELARLAPRELLALEGSGLEDLAAESDAQLTDLPAGAFDSTAGARRLCALYGVETLDGFGSFERAELSAMGAIVDYLDMTQKGKLPLMRPPVRESAGGAMQIDAATRRNLELTQALSGGREGSLLTAIDRTVTAAGGRLLERRISAPSRDLALIQARQDAVAQLVEDRRLATDLREALGRVPDMDRALSRLALERGGPRDLAAIRAGLTQGALIAETVAPDSAQILREAAADLTGHDELIDLLDDALVAEPPLLARDGGFVAPGFDEDLDETRRLRDEGRAVIAGMQAQYAELSGVSSLKIKHNNVLGYFIETTATHAEKMLAPPLNETFIHRQTTANQIRFTTVELSELETRILNARDRALETEREIFARLRSAVLAQAGPIGTAARALAEIDLTAAFADIAAGEGWTRPQMDDSRAFQIEGGRHPVVERALKRKSESFVANDCDLTSGETPAIWLLTGPNMAGKSTFLRQNALIAVLAQAGSFVPARRAHIGLVSQLFSRVGAADDLARGRSTFMVEMVETAAILNQADDHALVILDEIGRGTATWDGLSIAWAVMEHLHAANRCRALFATHYHEMTALSARLDGVENATVAVREWEGDVIFLHEVRKGAADRSYGVQVARLAGLPASVVERAREVLDALESGERQGASRPAALIDDLPLFRAAPPVAQPAKSQASPLDARLKDVHPDAMSPREALELIYELKSLSGDTA, from the coding sequence ATGAGCGATCAGCCCACCCCGATGATGGCGCAATATCTTGCGATCCGCGAGGCGAACCCCGGCGCGCTTCTGTTCTATCGTATGGGCGATTTCTACGAGATGTTCTTTGATGACGCAGTGCAGGCCGCCGCCGCGCTGGACATCGCCCTGACCAAGAGAGGCACGCATGGCGGACAGCCGATCCCGATGTGCGGCGTGCCGGTCCATGCGGCCGAAGGTTACCTGCTGACCCTGATCCGCAAGGGCTTTCGCGTTGCCATTGCGGAACAGATGGAAGACCCGGCCGAGGCCCGCAAGCGCGGCTCGAAATCGGTCGTGGCGCGCGATGTCGTGCGGTTGGTGACGCCGGGCACGCTGACCGAGGAAACCCTGCTGGAGGCGCGGCGTCACAACTTTCTGGCAGCCTTCGCGCAGATCCGCGAGGAAGGAGCGCTGGCATGGGTGGACATTTCGACCGGCGCATTTCAGGTCATGCCCTGTCCCCTGTCGCGCCTTGCGCCGGAACTGGCGCGGCTGGCACCGCGCGAATTGCTGGCGCTCGAGGGATCGGGGCTGGAAGATCTGGCGGCCGAATCCGACGCGCAACTGACCGATCTGCCTGCAGGCGCCTTTGACAGCACCGCCGGCGCGCGCAGGCTTTGTGCGCTTTACGGCGTGGAAACATTGGACGGCTTTGGCAGCTTTGAACGCGCCGAACTGTCGGCAATGGGTGCGATCGTCGACTACCTGGATATGACTCAAAAGGGCAAACTGCCGCTGATGCGCCCACCGGTCCGCGAATCCGCGGGAGGGGCGATGCAGATCGATGCGGCAACCCGGCGCAATCTGGAGCTGACGCAGGCCCTGTCCGGTGGCCGCGAAGGTTCGCTGCTGACGGCGATTGACCGCACGGTGACGGCAGCAGGTGGACGCTTGCTGGAGCGGCGCATCAGTGCGCCGTCGCGGGATCTGGCGCTGATACAGGCCCGGCAGGACGCCGTGGCGCAACTGGTCGAGGATCGGCGGCTGGCCACTGATCTGCGCGAGGCCCTTGGCCGCGTGCCCGATATGGACCGTGCGCTGTCACGTCTGGCGCTGGAGCGCGGCGGCCCGCGTGATCTGGCTGCGATCCGCGCTGGTCTGACGCAGGGGGCGCTGATTGCCGAAACGGTGGCACCGGATTCCGCGCAGATCCTGCGCGAGGCCGCCGCCGATCTGACCGGCCATGACGAACTGATCGATCTTCTGGATGATGCCTTGGTCGCCGAACCGCCGTTGCTGGCCCGCGACGGCGGCTTCGTTGCGCCGGGCTTTGACGAGGATCTGGACGAGACCCGGCGTCTGCGCGACGAAGGTCGCGCGGTGATTGCGGGAATGCAGGCGCAATATGCGGAACTCTCGGGGGTCAGCAGCCTCAAGATCAAGCATAACAACGTGCTGGGCTATTTCATCGAGACGACCGCCACCCATGCTGAAAAGATGCTGGCGCCGCCCTTGAATGAGACCTTCATCCATCGCCAGACCACGGCCAATCAGATCCGCTTTACCACCGTGGAACTGTCCGAGCTGGAAACACGCATCCTCAATGCCCGTGACCGCGCACTGGAGACCGAGCGAGAGATATTCGCCCGGCTGCGTTCGGCGGTGCTGGCGCAGGCGGGTCCGATCGGGACAGCGGCGCGGGCGCTGGCCGAGATCGACCTGACAGCCGCCTTTGCCGATATTGCCGCAGGTGAGGGCTGGACGCGTCCGCAGATGGATGACAGCCGTGCCTTTCAGATCGAGGGTGGCCGTCACCCTGTTGTCGAACGTGCGCTGAAGCGCAAATCGGAAAGCTTCGTGGCCAATGACTGCGACCTGACCAGCGGGGAAACACCTGCAATCTGGCTGCTGACCGGTCCGAACATGGCGGGTAAATCGACCTTCCTGCGCCAGAACGCCCTGATCGCGGTGCTGGCGCAGGCGGGCTCTTTCGTGCCGGCCCGGCGCGCGCATATCGGTCTGGTCAGCCAGCTGTTCAGCCGCGTGGGGGCCGCCGATGATCTGGCACGGGGGCGGTCGACCTTCATGGTCGAGATGGTGGAAACCGCGGCGATCCTGAATCAGGCCGATGATCATGCTCTGGTGATTCTGGATGAAATCGGGCGCGGCACGGCGACCTGGGATGGCCTGTCCATTGCCTGGGCGGTGATGGAGCATCTGCACGCCGCCAATCGTTGTCGCGCCCTGTTTGCCACCCATTACCACGAGATGACGGCCCTTTCCGCGCGTCTGGACGGGGTTGAAAATGCGACTGTGGCCGTGCGCGAATGGGAAGGCGATGTGATCTTCCTGCACGAGGTGCGCAAGGGCGCGGCAGATCGCAGTTATGGGGTGCAGGTGGCGCGGCTGGCCGGGCTGCCCGCTTCGGTGGTCGAGCGCGCGCGCGAAGTTCTGGATGCGCTGGAATCTGGTGAACGCCAGGGGGCCTCGCGCCCGGCAGCCCTGATCGATGATCTGCCGCTGTTTCGCGCCGCGCCCCCTGTGGCCCAGCCCGCCAAAAGTCAGGCCAGCCCTCTGGACGCGCGGTTGAAAGACGTGCATCCCGATGCAATGTCCCCGCGCGAGGCGCTGGAACTGATCTATGAACTCAAATCCCTGTCCGGAGATACCGCATGA
- a CDS encoding thiamine ABC transporter substrate-binding protein — protein sequence MLKPTVLTLALLTATSAAAQEKPVLTVYAGDYIASEWGPGPQIEEGFESFCECDLKFVTGDILPRILMEGEKTEADIVFGLNTDVTARARASGLFAPHGQDVSNLSLPVAWQDDIFLPYNWGETAFIYDDTRLENPPASFEELLAAPDDLKIVLQDPRSSISGLALLLWVKAIYGDDAAQAWERLAPKVLTVTKGWSESYGMFTEGEADMVLSYTTSPAYHIAAEDDQSKHAAIFPEGHYFMAELAAQLASTDQPELAQSFMDWILTPDFQKTIPLANWSLPAKLDQDAWPEVMRNLPRPEKTLFYSEDEAEELRKPALDEWLQAFSR from the coding sequence ATGTTGAAACCGACTGTCCTGACCCTTGCCCTGCTGACCGCCACGTCAGCAGCCGCGCAGGAAAAGCCCGTTCTGACCGTCTATGCCGGCGATTACATCGCCAGCGAATGGGGTCCCGGCCCGCAAATCGAGGAAGGTTTCGAATCCTTCTGCGAATGCGATCTGAAATTCGTCACTGGCGACATCCTGCCCCGCATCCTGATGGAGGGCGAGAAGACCGAGGCCGATATCGTCTTTGGCCTGAACACCGACGTCACCGCCCGCGCGCGTGCCTCGGGGCTGTTTGCGCCGCATGGTCAGGATGTGTCGAATCTGTCTCTGCCCGTCGCATGGCAGGATGACATCTTTCTGCCCTATAACTGGGGTGAAACCGCCTTCATTTATGACGACACGCGTCTTGAAAACCCGCCCGCAAGCTTCGAAGAGCTGCTGGCAGCGCCTGACGACCTGAAGATCGTCCTGCAGGACCCACGTTCCTCGATTTCAGGGCTGGCACTGCTGCTGTGGGTCAAGGCCATCTATGGTGACGACGCCGCGCAGGCCTGGGAAAGGCTGGCGCCCAAGGTGCTGACCGTGACCAAGGGCTGGTCGGAAAGCTATGGCATGTTCACCGAGGGCGAGGCCGATATGGTTCTGTCCTACACGACATCGCCCGCCTATCATATTGCCGCCGAAGACGATCAAAGCAAACATGCCGCGATCTTTCCCGAAGGGCATTACTTCATGGCCGAACTGGCCGCGCAGCTTGCCTCGACCGATCAGCCGGAACTGGCTCAGAGCTTCATGGACTGGATCCTGACGCCCGATTTCCAGAAAACCATTCCGCTGGCCAACTGGTCCCTGCCCGCCAAGCTGGATCAGGACGCATGGCCCGAGGTGATGCGCAACCTTCCGCGCCCCGAAAAGACCCTTTTCTATAGCGAAGACGAGGCAGAAGAGCTGCGCAAACCGGCGCTGGATGAATGGCTGCAGGCATTTTCGCGGTAA
- a CDS encoding ABC transporter permease subunit, whose product MAAGIFAVRRDAGGIAVASGLAALILGTLAAVAWQARGLSALQIWDWRAVWFTIWQAALSAALSAILAVPVARALARRRFPGRRALVTLLGAPFILPVIVAIMGLIAVFGRTGAINETLRAIGLGEFSVYGWQGVILAHVFFNLPLSVRLILQGWQSIPVERFRLAESLGFAPADMSRHLERPMLRAVLPGVCLAVFLVCLTSFTVALALGGGPSATTVELAIYQAFRFDFDLGRAAALGLVQIALSLAALLMARHIVAPAAFGAGLDLDRGPAAPRGFHRLADAIAITLATLFLLWPIGAVAVQGLPRIPALPADVWAAALRSIVMALLSALLAAGLCLTLALTIARSNKSWLEAAGMLPLVASPLVLGTGLFILLRGHLSTDDLALPVTVLINAVMALPFGLRALIPAAQTLRADYGRLAESLNMTGMARLRLLTLPRLAAPLGFSSGLAAALAMGDLGVITLFATDQPTLPLKLYQLMNSYRMADASACAVLLMAISFALFWLFDRGGRLA is encoded by the coding sequence ATGGCTGCAGGCATTTTCGCGGTAAGGCGCGATGCCGGGGGAATCGCGGTCGCTTCGGGGCTGGCCGCGCTGATCCTGGGCACGCTGGCCGCAGTTGCATGGCAGGCCAGGGGTCTGTCGGCACTGCAGATATGGGATTGGCGCGCCGTCTGGTTCACGATCTGGCAGGCAGCCCTGTCGGCGGCGCTGTCCGCCATTCTGGCGGTGCCGGTGGCCCGTGCGCTGGCTCGGCGGCGCTTTCCGGGACGCAGGGCCCTTGTCACCCTGCTGGGGGCCCCTTTCATCCTGCCCGTGATCGTGGCGATCATGGGGCTGATCGCCGTATTCGGCAGGACTGGCGCAATCAACGAGACGCTGCGTGCCATCGGCCTGGGCGAATTTTCTGTCTATGGCTGGCAAGGGGTGATCCTGGCCCATGTCTTCTTCAATCTGCCCCTGTCGGTTCGCCTGATTCTGCAGGGCTGGCAGAGCATTCCGGTCGAACGTTTCCGCCTGGCGGAAAGCCTTGGCTTTGCGCCCGCCGACATGAGCCGCCATCTGGAAAGACCGATGCTGCGCGCGGTCCTGCCGGGTGTCTGTCTGGCCGTGTTCCTGGTCTGCCTGACATCCTTCACGGTAGCGCTGGCGCTGGGGGGCGGTCCTTCGGCCACCACGGTTGAACTGGCCATCTACCAGGCGTTCCGTTTTGATTTCGATCTGGGGCGCGCGGCCGCGCTGGGACTTGTGCAGATCGCGCTGAGCCTTGCAGCCTTGCTGATGGCACGCCACATCGTGGCACCGGCTGCCTTTGGCGCGGGACTGGACCTTGATCGGGGTCCGGCTGCTCCGCGCGGCTTTCACCGCCTGGCGGATGCCATTGCAATCACGCTGGCGACGCTGTTCCTGCTGTGGCCCATCGGCGCGGTGGCCGTTCAGGGCCTTCCCCGAATCCCTGCCCTGCCCGCCGATGTCTGGGCTGCCGCGCTGCGTTCCATCGTGATGGCCCTGCTTTCGGCTCTGCTCGCGGCGGGGCTATGCCTGACCCTTGCACTGACGATTGCCCGGAGCAACAAGAGCTGGCTGGAGGCCGCAGGCATGTTGCCGCTGGTCGCCTCGCCGCTGGTGCTGGGAACAGGGCTGTTCATCCTGTTGCGCGGCCATCTCTCGACCGATGATCTTGCACTGCCGGTCACGGTTCTGATCAACGCGGTCATGGCGCTGCCATTCGGGCTGCGCGCACTGATACCCGCAGCACAGACATTGCGGGCCGACTACGGGCGGCTGGCCGAATCGCTGAACATGACCGGCATGGCGCGCCTGCGCCTGCTGACCCTGCCAAGACTGGCGGCCCCGCTTGGCTTTTCATCCGGGCTGGCAGCCGCGCTGGCAATGGGGGATCTGGGTGTGATCACCCTTTTCGCGACGGATCAGCCGACCTTGCCATTGAAGCTGTACCAGCTGATGAATTCCTATCGCATGGCGGATGCTTCGGCATGTGCGGTGTTGCTGATGGCCATCAGCTTTGCCCTGTTCTGGCTTTTTGACCGCGGAGGCCGCCTTGCTTGA
- the thiQ gene encoding thiamine ABC transporter ATP-binding protein, with product MLELLDLRLTRESFRLMADLTVEPGARIAVIGPSGSGKSTLLSMIGGFLTPDAGHVLWRGKDITETPPGQRPVSFLFQDQNLFPHLSVAQNIGLGLRPDLRLDASQKRRVTQVMEQVGLGGMARRRPADLSGGQQSRVALARVLLRARPILLLDEPFAALGPALKAEMLRLLSTIAAETQATVLMVTHDPADARNFAPHTVLVDDGTVHQPAPTAELLASPPPSLRAYLG from the coding sequence TTGCTTGAATTGCTGGACTTGCGCCTGACGCGAGAATCCTTTCGGCTGATGGCCGATCTGACGGTCGAACCGGGTGCCCGCATTGCGGTGATCGGCCCGTCGGGATCAGGGAAATCCACCCTGCTTTCGATGATCGGCGGCTTCCTGACGCCGGATGCCGGGCACGTCCTGTGGCGGGGCAAGGATATCACCGAAACGCCGCCCGGTCAGAGACCGGTATCCTTTCTGTTTCAGGACCAGAATCTCTTTCCACATCTGAGCGTGGCACAGAATATCGGGCTGGGCCTGCGTCCCGATCTGCGGCTGGATGCATCTCAAAAGCGCCGTGTCACACAGGTCATGGAACAGGTCGGGCTGGGTGGCATGGCCCGACGGCGCCCCGCTGATCTGTCCGGCGGTCAACAAAGCCGGGTCGCCCTTGCCCGGGTCCTGCTGCGAGCCCGCCCCATCTTGTTGCTGGACGAACCCTTCGCCGCCCTTGGTCCCGCGTTGAAAGCCGAGATGCTTCGGTTGCTGAGCACTATCGCCGCCGAAACGCAGGCCACTGTGCTGATGGTCACACATGACCCGGCAGATGCCCGCAACTTCGCCCCCCACACCGTCTTGGTCGATGATGGCACCGTACATCAGCCCGCCCCGACGGCAGAACTTCTGGCCTCGCCGCCCCCAAGCCTGCGCGCTTACCTGGGATAA
- a CDS encoding DUF1217 domain-containing protein, with protein MATLAIGATGLQGWRILQDQAARHLEVLSQDPVVQRSTQEFEKNISSIDSAADLVRDYQMLHVALRAFGLDDDIGNKAFIQKVLESDLQDENSLANRLSDKRYLRLATTFDFQAGGADADSIIDTVSRDYLQREFEYRVGEADENLRLALNAQRELQGMSGRESSDRTLWYEVLANTPLKTVFEGAFGFGDGYANLSIDRQYEEFTKAAERFLGSSSFSDLTTADGIERLIDSFLLRSEMNNSSAQNRYSIALTLLSGTA; from the coding sequence ATGGCGACATTGGCAATCGGCGCAACTGGGTTGCAGGGATGGCGCATTCTTCAGGATCAGGCCGCGCGACATCTTGAAGTTCTGTCCCAAGATCCTGTTGTGCAACGTTCCACCCAAGAGTTCGAAAAGAACATCAGCTCGATCGATTCTGCAGCCGATCTGGTTCGGGACTACCAAATGCTTCACGTCGCCCTGCGGGCCTTTGGTCTGGACGACGACATAGGCAATAAGGCGTTCATTCAAAAGGTACTCGAATCCGATCTGCAGGATGAAAACTCCCTGGCCAACCGGCTCAGCGACAAACGCTACCTGCGCCTTGCCACCACCTTTGATTTTCAGGCTGGGGGCGCAGATGCAGACAGTATCATTGATACGGTGTCACGGGACTATTTGCAGCGCGAGTTCGAATACAGGGTGGGTGAAGCCGATGAGAATCTGCGTCTGGCGTTGAATGCTCAGCGCGAACTGCAGGGGATGTCAGGGCGTGAGTCGTCGGATCGCACCCTGTGGTACGAAGTCCTTGCAAATACGCCGTTGAAAACGGTCTTTGAAGGGGCCTTCGGCTTTGGTGACGGCTATGCGAATTTGTCGATCGACCGACAGTATGAAGAATTTACCAAGGCCGCCGAGCGGTTCCTGGGAAGCTCGTCCTTTTCCGATCTGACTACCGCAGATGGGATCGAGCGTCTGATCGACAGCTTTCTGCTCCGATCAGAGATGAACAACTCCTCGGCCCAGAACCGCTATAGCATCGCATTGACCTTGCTCTCGGGTACGGCCTGA
- the flbT gene encoding flagellar biosynthesis repressor FlbT, whose product MTGLVLKLAPGERVLINGAVIENGERRTKLSIVTPNVNVLRLRDAIHPDKANTPVARACYIAQLILSGDADLAEGKKQLSMAIEQLSRVFDDRDSRRILTEATEHIVRGNAYQSLRRLRELLPREARLLSVRQ is encoded by the coding sequence ATGACGGGCCTTGTGCTGAAGCTTGCCCCGGGCGAACGCGTTCTGATCAATGGTGCTGTCATAGAGAATGGCGAGCGGCGGACGAAGCTGTCGATCGTGACACCGAACGTGAATGTGCTGCGCCTGCGTGACGCGATTCATCCTGACAAGGCCAACACGCCAGTTGCCCGCGCCTGCTATATCGCTCAGTTGATCCTGTCAGGAGATGCAGACCTGGCCGAGGGAAAGAAGCAACTGTCGATGGCGATCGAACAACTAAGCCGGGTTTTCGATGACCGGGATAGTCGGCGTATTCTGACAGAAGCCACCGAACATATTGTCCGCGGCAACGCTTATCAATCATTGCGGCGGCTTCGCGAATTGCTGCCACGCGAGGCCCGTTTGTTGAGTGTCAGGCAATAG
- the flaF gene encoding flagellar biosynthesis regulator FlaF, translating into MNAVTPLPQTGYGANAVRTARDAEYDVISRVTRLLRQSDRECRSAEAIMAVHKNNELWTLLATDLAAPGNRLSDELKAGLLSLAAFSIRHGHRVLAGEVSTDALIEVNMSILKGLRGEVQ; encoded by the coding sequence TTGAATGCGGTAACTCCTTTGCCCCAGACCGGCTATGGTGCCAATGCTGTCCGCACAGCGCGCGACGCAGAATATGACGTCATCTCGCGTGTCACTCGTCTCTTGCGTCAGTCTGACCGGGAATGTCGCTCGGCCGAGGCAATCATGGCGGTCCACAAGAATAACGAACTCTGGACCCTTCTTGCCACGGATCTGGCAGCTCCTGGAAACCGGTTGTCGGATGAACTCAAAGCCGGATTGCTGTCCCTGGCGGCTTTTTCGATCCGCCATGGGCACAGGGTGTTGGCAGGAGAGGTCAGTACGGATGCCTTGATCGAGGTGAACATGTCGATCCTGAAAGGGCTGCGCGGAGAGGTGCAGTGA
- a CDS encoding flagellin — MSSILTNNGAIVALQTLKSINSDLNKAQSEISTGKSVANAQDNSAIWAISKVMETDQEAFKAIQSGLNVAEATVATARVGAEQVVDLLKEMKNLALNAGTDGFDYTKVQTDITAKMAQIASIVSGTQMNGINLLSTNGVDGGTSFTVMASLDREVGAATTTVNSISVASLDFEGTIVGGTLTAIADQSTAETAVGELEMLIDTAVNGAAALGSAGKRISDQANFVGKLADSLDAGIGSLVDADMEEASARLQALQTQQQLGIQALSIANQAPSAILSLFR; from the coding sequence ATGTCCAGCATTCTGACCAATAATGGCGCCATTGTCGCGCTGCAAACCCTGAAATCGATCAATAGCGATCTGAACAAGGCCCAGTCTGAAATCTCGACCGGAAAATCGGTCGCGAATGCGCAGGACAACTCGGCAATCTGGGCGATTTCCAAGGTCATGGAGACCGACCAGGAAGCCTTCAAGGCCATTCAAAGCGGGCTGAATGTTGCCGAGGCGACGGTGGCGACCGCCCGTGTCGGCGCCGAACAGGTCGTCGATCTGCTGAAAGAGATGAAAAATCTGGCGCTGAATGCCGGAACCGACGGGTTCGACTACACCAAGGTTCAGACCGACATCACTGCCAAGATGGCACAGATCGCGTCGATCGTGTCTGGCACGCAAATGAACGGTATCAATCTGCTCAGCACCAACGGTGTCGATGGTGGGACGTCCTTCACGGTGATGGCTTCGCTGGATCGGGAGGTTGGTGCGGCAACGACAACGGTAAACAGCATCAGCGTCGCATCGCTCGATTTCGAGGGCACTATCGTGGGCGGCACCTTGACTGCCATCGCGGATCAGAGCACGGCGGAAACTGCTGTCGGTGAGCTGGAGATGTTGATCGATACAGCCGTCAACGGTGCGGCTGCCCTTGGTTCGGCGGGCAAGCGTATCTCGGATCAGGCCAACTTTGTTGGCAAACTGGCCGATTCGCTGGACGCGGGCATCGGATCGCTTGTCGATGCGGATATGGAAGAGGCCTCGGCGCGTCTGCAGGCGCTGCAAACCCAGCAGCAGCTTGGCATCCAGGCGCTGTCCATCGCCAACCAGGCGCCGTCTGCAATCCTGTCGCTGTTCCGGTGA
- a CDS encoding flagellar hook-length control protein FliK has product MSGELLTHGLPTPPAVRSGGGVSANSDGNPDEVDFEETWEEVTRIKAAPESTVPSEAEQTEDSPSSNADQTAVGDSSDDPHALSLFIEQITGITAAVADPSGPDRAVVMDIPAGTLREEFSERRSPQTSDVADVRGVASDPEGDPATATASKAAGQVELAGEAPDFQEPAHEPRATSLIASRPPEEMMRSLPSGEAVRNIGPALQPVAAIKTVLGQIADALVTAADDRIEITLSPEELGRIRLIVSGPDRAPHVSVWVERPEVMDLIRRNTTLLHQHFSAAGFEGAAFDFQDGQQEWHDNPPPARAESVAIAQIAPVISGGSALHPARIDGRLDIRL; this is encoded by the coding sequence ATGAGTGGTGAACTGCTGACACATGGCTTGCCGACACCCCCCGCGGTCCGCAGCGGGGGGGGCGTTTCGGCCAATTCAGATGGAAATCCGGACGAGGTAGATTTCGAAGAGACTTGGGAAGAGGTCACGCGGATCAAGGCAGCACCGGAAAGCACCGTGCCATCCGAGGCCGAACAGACGGAAGACAGCCCCTCATCCAATGCCGACCAAACCGCCGTGGGGGATAGCTCGGACGATCCCCATGCCTTGTCGCTGTTCATCGAACAGATCACCGGCATCACTGCAGCGGTCGCCGATCCATCCGGTCCGGACAGGGCAGTCGTCATGGACATTCCGGCCGGGACATTGCGTGAGGAATTCTCTGAACGACGGTCGCCCCAGACCTCTGACGTGGCGGATGTTCGGGGCGTCGCGAGCGATCCAGAGGGCGATCCGGCAACGGCAACGGCTTCGAAGGCCGCTGGTCAAGTTGAACTTGCCGGGGAAGCGCCGGACTTTCAGGAACCTGCCCATGAACCCCGCGCAACATCTCTGATCGCTTCCCGGCCCCCCGAGGAAATGATGCGGAGCTTGCCATCTGGCGAAGCGGTCCGAAACATCGGACCTGCCTTACAGCCCGTCGCTGCAATCAAGACGGTATTGGGGCAAATTGCCGACGCCCTCGTCACCGCTGCGGACGATCGGATCGAGATCACGCTGTCCCCGGAAGAACTGGGCCGAATCCGCCTGATCGTCTCTGGCCCGGATCGCGCGCCCCATGTTTCGGTCTGGGTAGAACGTCCCGAGGTCATGGATCTGATCAGGCGCAACACCACCCTTCTGCATCAGCATTTTTCCGCGGCGGGATTCGAAGGGGCGGCGTTCGATTTTCAAGATGGCCAGCAGGAATGGCACGACAACCCACCCCCTGCACGCGCCGAATCGGTTGCCATTGCGCAGATTGCCCCGGTGATCTCGGGCGGCTCCGCGCTTCATCCTGCCCGAATTGACGGTCGACTCGACATCCGATTGTGA
- a CDS encoding flagellar hook capping FlgD N-terminal domain-containing protein has protein sequence MIQATGATSITATTAATTSTSATSTADFDTFLQMLTAQLKNQDPLNPMEGTEFAVQLATFSGVEQQTRTNQLLEEMLAHTSGDLGQMAQWIGKQARTTQPVWFGDSSLTLEVTPDPSADSVLLVTRNAAGTEISREEIGPGSGQIEWFGRDGKGDRLPKGQYSFETISIRNDEVIGIDPASAYGRVVEAQLGPQGTEVILEGGSVVLADEVTALREMD, from the coding sequence ATGATCCAGGCAACAGGTGCAACTTCAATTACGGCCACAACCGCCGCGACAACCAGCACATCAGCGACAAGCACGGCCGATTTCGACACTTTTCTGCAAATGCTGACTGCACAGTTGAAGAATCAGGATCCGCTCAACCCGATGGAGGGCACTGAATTCGCCGTTCAGCTGGCAACATTCTCAGGCGTCGAACAGCAAACCAGAACCAACCAACTGCTGGAAGAGATGCTGGCCCATACCAGCGGAGACCTGGGACAGATGGCGCAATGGATCGGCAAACAGGCCCGCACGACGCAACCCGTCTGGTTCGGCGATTCGTCCCTGACGCTGGAAGTCACCCCCGATCCCTCGGCTGACAGTGTTCTGCTGGTCACCCGCAATGCCGCCGGCACTGAAATCAGCCGCGAGGAAATCGGCCCCGGATCAGGTCAGATCGAATGGTTCGGCCGCGATGGCAAAGGAGATCGCCTTCCCAAAGGGCAATACAGCTTTGAAACCATCAGCATCCGCAATGACGAGGTGATCGGCATCGATCCCGCCAGCGCCTATGGCCGGGTCGTAGAGGCGCAGCTTGGCCCACAGGGCACCGAGGTCATTCTTGAAGGTGGGTCCGTCGTGCTGGCCGATGAGGTCACGGCGCTGCGTGAAATGGACTAG
- the rpe gene encoding ribulose-phosphate 3-epimerase translates to MTFDRKIKIAPSILSADFADFGREIQAVEAQGADWVHVDVMDGHFVPNLTFGPPAVKAFRPHVKTFMDVHLMIAPVDPYIEAYAEAGADMITAHVEAGPHPHRTLQAIRATGKKAGIALNPGTPLESVEYLLDLCDMVLIMTVNPGFGGQKFIHSQIDKIARLRGMIGDRPIHIQVDGGVDPKTAPLVAKAGADVLVAGSAVFKGGSVDKADIYGENMRALREAIESGN, encoded by the coding sequence ATGACTTTCGACCGCAAGATCAAGATCGCCCCCTCGATCCTTTCCGCAGATTTCGCCGATTTCGGCCGCGAGATTCAGGCGGTCGAAGCGCAGGGGGCCGATTGGGTGCATGTCGACGTGATGGACGGGCATTTCGTTCCCAACCTGACTTTTGGCCCGCCCGCAGTGAAGGCATTTCGCCCGCATGTGAAGACCTTCATGGACGTTCATCTGATGATCGCGCCCGTCGATCCCTATATCGAGGCCTATGCCGAAGCCGGGGCCGACATGATCACCGCCCATGTCGAGGCCGGCCCGCATCCGCACCGCACGCTTCAGGCGATTCGCGCAACCGGCAAGAAGGCAGGCATTGCGCTGAATCCGGGCACGCCGCTGGAGTCGGTCGAATATCTGCTGGACCTTTGCGACATGGTGCTGATCATGACCGTGAACCCCGGCTTTGGCGGCCAGAAATTCATTCATAGCCAGATCGACAAGATCGCGCGTCTGCGCGGCATGATCGGCGACCGCCCGATCCACATCCAGGTCGATGGCGGCGTGGATCCGAAAACGGCGCCGCTGGTTGCCAAGGCGGGCGCGGATGTTCTGGTTGCAGGTTCCGCCGTCTTCAAGGGCGGATCTGTCGACAAGGCAGACATCTATGGTGAAAACATGCGTGCACTGCGCGAGGCGATCGAATCCGGGAATTGA